CTTCAGGAGCCGCCAGGGCCTCGTCCTGCAATTTTCCACGAAACTGACGAACTGCCCACCGTCGCCGCCGCTCTGTATGCCGTTATTTAATAATTACCTCACCTCTCTACGGTTGCCAGTAGGTCTTGAAGTCATATCATGGTACAACTGGCACCCCAACTATTTGCTCCACAGCAAGTCGCGGTCGTAGCTGTAGCCGTAAAAGGGCAATTCCCGGGCCACCCGGCCTTTCGGACCCAGATCAACACCATCCAGGAGTTCATCCCTAAAGACCTGGTAGCCCGTGCGGTCGACGATATAGCCAACGTGCTCCTTGGGCAGGGAGCGATCAATGTGCCGCTCAATGTAACGGTACAGGTTGGCGATTACCTGCAGGACGGCCTTTTCATCAATCCATTCCAGGAAGTTGGCCGCTAGGCGCGGGCTCTTTTTCCCGGTGCGACCCAGGGCCACGATCCGGTAGTACTGGCGCCCCCTGGTCCAGGCCGCCATGGGACATTGCAGGATACACTCGCCGCAGCCCAGGCAGCGCTTGCCGTCGCGTTCCACCTGGTAATTGACCAGCTCCAGGGCGCCGACGATAAACTGGCGGCAGTTCTTGACACAAGCCTGGCAGGCGATACAGCGGCCGGGATCATACTCCGGCTCCACCTGGCCGATGATGCCGATGTCCTGGAGGTGGGCCTTGATGCAGTCGTTGGGGCAACCGGTAATGGCAATCTTGACGTGGTAGTGGTTGGGATAGATGAGACCTTCGATTTTTTGCGCCAGGGCCGTGGTGTCAAAGTTGGCAAAGGGGCAGACTCTGCTGCCAATGCAGGCCGTGACGTTCCGGGTGCCCGCCGCCGGGTAACCGGCATGGATATTCTCGATGGCCACTCCCAGGGCGGCCTCTTGTTGCAACATAGGTGCCAGCAGTTGGTTTACCTCCGGTACTTTGTCAAGGGGTATGCCGGGGATTTCAAAACCCTGGCGGGTAGTCAGATGAACGGTACCGTTGCCGTAGCGCCGGGCTATATCCTGGATTAAGCCTAAATATTCGGCCGCCAGGTGCCCGCCGGGCACCCGGAGACGCAGGGCCGTATAACCCCTGCGGCTGGTAATGCGGTAGGCGTTCTTGATCAATTCTTTCGTATTATACATGGCTCCCTCCTCCTTCAGTCGACCAGGTCCCGGGCCCGGCTATAGTTAAACACCGGCCCTTCCAGGCAAACGTATACGTCGTTGATCTTGCAGTGACCGCACTTGCCCAGGCCGCAGTGCATCCGCCGCTCCAGGGAGACCCAGATTTGCTCCGGTTTGATCTGGCATTTAATAAATTCGGCCACGGTAAATTTAATCATCAGAGGCGGCCCAACGACAATAATCCTGGCATCATTTTTCAGGGGGATTTCCTTAACGAATTCCGTTACCAGGCCCACCTTACCCAACCAGCCGGCCTGGCCCTGATCAACCGTGAGGATGGTGGGAAAAAGGCCTTGCCAGCGTTCAATATCCGTGCGGAACAGGATATCAGCCGGCGTTTTGAAGCCCAGGAGAAGGTTAAGGCCAGCCAGCTCTCCCGGGTGGCCCGCATAGTAGTTGATTAAGCCCTTCACCGGGGCTACCCCGGTACCACCGGCGGCAACCACCAACTGGTGCCCGGCAAATTCATCCCTAGGGAAGCCGCTGCCATAGGGCCCGCGGAGGTAGACGGTATCTCCCGGTTTTAGTTGGTGTAAAGCAGTGGTTACCTTGCCCACCCGGCGGATAGTTAGCTCAATATAGCCCGGACCGGCGTCGCTGACGGATATAGGTGCCTCCCCAACCCCCGGCAAGGAAATCTCCACGAACTGCCCCCAGGCCGGTTCTATATCCGTGGCCAGCCGGAAGGTATAGTCCACGCCGGTCTGGGGCTGGATGGCTAACACCTGCGCAGGTGCGGGAAGATAAGGATTGGCAATCTGGTTGGCAATCACGCCCCGGCACCTCCGTTCATTAACTGGCTTAAAGTATTGACACAGCGAGCGAAAGAGATGTATTCCGGGCAGACTTCTTCACAGCGGCCGCAGCCGACGCACATATTGATCCCAAACCGGCGGCGGAAGTCATCGATTTTATGCAAGACTTTGAAGCGCATGCGTTCGCCCCGGTCCTCCCGTACTTTGTGGCCGCCAGCCATATCGGTAAAGCCGTCGATCTGACAACTCGCCCAGACCCGCCGGCGTTCCCCCCGTTCCGGGTTATCCCGATAAAATATATCCTGGACGGAAAAGCAGCTACAGGTTGGGCAGGAGAGGGTGCAACGGCCGCAGGCGATACAGCGGGAGCTATATTCCCGCCAAAGTTCGTGTTGAAAAAGGCTGGTATCGACTCGGTCCGGCACTTTAACAGTCAGGGAATTCTTCTGCACCCAAACCGGTTCTACATCAGCCGGCTGGCCGTAGCGCTCCCCCAGGGAAAGCCACGGCTCGGCCAGGGCCTGGAGTAGGTAATAACCGCCTTCCGGGCGCAGGGCCGCCTGGTGGCCGGTAGCCCTGTTCGTGCCCATAGAGACACAGAAACAACCTGGGAAGCTCTCCTGGCATTCCATCAGTACAAAATGGGTGTGCTGGCGCCGCCGGGCATAATAATTGTCCGCTGCGGGGCCGTTTTCCAGGAAGATTTTATCCAGACGGGTAACGGCGTTGAGGTCGCAGGCGCGGAGAAAAACCACAGTTTCCAATATTTCTGAGGCTTTCAGGGCGGATTCGGTTATTTCCCCATGGGAGAAATAAAAGAGGCTCTCTTTAACCGGAAAGAATACTTCCTTGGGCGAGAAAGTTGTCCTGGCATCCCAGACCACATCGGCCAGGCCCTTTACCGGGCCATAAGTAATTAGATCCGTACCGGCCAGGCGGCCTTTACCGGCGTAACGTACCGGCCCGAAAACCCGTCTGCTGGTAACCAGTTCGTCCAGCAGGGCCGCTAACCCCGCCGGCGTTAATTTGTACCCCATGTCTCACTCCCCCGAAAATATGGTGCTGTTTGAGCTGATTTTGTTCTGTTCCCATTGTAATCCAGAAGGTACCCATATAAAAATGATGTATATCACAAATCGTAAAAATAATCCTTGCCCGGCCGGAACTCCTTAAGTAAAATCATGAAAAGAAAAACAGGAGAAACCGCCAATGCCCGTTGATCACGACCGCCTGTTCAAGGAACTGCTGACCACACTTTTTCCGATCCTTGCAAGAGAAGTTGTCGGTAGAACTCCAACCCGAGGAGGTGCAAAGGGTCAGTGCATGCGGGTGGTAACCAGTTCGTCCAGCAAGGCCGCCAACCCCGCAGGCGTTAATTTGTACCCCATGTCTCACCTCCCCGAAATGGGAAATGTGAGGTAGCAGTCCATATCAAGGACGGCGATGGTACCCTCTCCCCTGCTGACGAATGAGGTATCAAACTGGAAATCGTCAGCGCTGGGACGGCGGTTTCAGCTGGTGGTTGGGCGTAAAGTAATAGCGGTAGGCCAGCAGGGTGGCGGTAATGGTAGTCAGGGCCGTAGCGGCGGCAACCATATAAGTGACGACGACCTGGTACCTGACAGCTGCCGCCGGGCTGGCACCGGCAATGATCTGACCGCTCATCATTCCTGGCAACTGGACAATACCCACCGTCATCATAGTGCTGATGGTCGGTAACATGGCCGCTCGCAGGGCCGAACGCAGGTAAGGCAGGACTGCCAGGTAGGCAGTCGCCCCCAGGGATAGGGCCGCCTCGATCTCCTCCCGGTGGGCATTGATCTCCCTTGTTAAACGGTTGATGGCCAGGGCGGCACCGATCATAGCGTTGCCCACAATCATCCCGGCGATAGGGATAATATACTGGGGCTGATACCATGGTTTTACCTTTAAAACAATACCGATGACAATGGCCAGGGTTATAATCCCGCCCAGAGCTATGGCCAGGAGCATAATGAAAAATAAGCCGGGCCAGCGCTCCTGTTGCCGGCGGTAGGCGTTGGCGGCAGCCACCAGTAACATGATGCCTAAGGCCAGTATCACCAGATACCAGCGGTTAAGGTTAAAGATCACCTGCAAAAGGTAACCGACGGCCGTGAGCTGGACAAAAGTCCTGAGGGTACCGATAAATAGATCCCCGTGGAGGTCCAGGCGCTGCCACAAGGAAACGGCCAGGGTAATTCCTACGAGGATCAGGGCTAGGAGGAGATCGCCGTAGCCGATATTGATATACTGCATCCTTATCCCTCCAACTGCCCGGACAGGAAAAGCCTGCTGCGGGGGTTTTGCGGGGCAGTAAAAAACTGCTGGGCCGGAGCTGCCTCGACTACTTCGCCGTGATGCAAAAAAAGGACTTCATCGGCAACCTGGCGAGCCTGGTCCAGGAGGTGGGTAACGAAGATGATGGTCAGTCCCAGGCGAGTTTTTAGGTCGACCATCAGGTGCAAGATGTTGGCCGCCGCTGTGGGGTCGAGGGCCGACGTCGGCTCATCAAGGAGCAAAACCTCCGGTTCGTTGGCCAGGGTCCGGGCCAGGGAAACCCGCTGCTGCTGGCCGATGGAAAGGCTGTCGGCCCGGCGGTTCAGGAATTCTGTTCCCAGGCCTACCATCTGGATTAATTCCTCGCTCCTGGTCCGGGACAGCGAGATGCCCCGCAGGCGAGGACCGTAGCTGATGTTCTCCAGCACCGTGCCGGGAAAGAGGGTGGGTAGCTGCCAGACCATTCCCACCCGCCGGCGCAGGGTAAATATATTGAGGCTCTTTAAGTCCTGGCCATCAAGGGTAATACGGCCGGCAGCCGGATCCTCCAACCGGTTTAGAAGCTTGAGCAGGCTGGATTTACCGGAACCGGAGGGCCCGAGAACGGCGGTGATTTTCCCTTTAAGACAAGGATGTAGTTATTCTGTTCAGGATAATGATAGTCGTTACGTCCCCGGCGGTATTACGGCCGGGACGCTTCAGGGTTACCTCACTTAGCTCAAATTTTGCTTCCCCCATATATACTCCCTTCCCTGGGGACCGCTTCGTCCCGGGCAAAAGTTCTCCCCCACCAATTATAAATACAGTTCAGGAGATCTTCCACTCCGGGGTAAAATAAAAACCCCTTCCCGGATTTAAGAAGAGGTTGGACAAGGGTCAATTTATCTTCCAGGAGGTTTCCTGAGGCACCTGGCACCTTCCGGTTAAATGCCGAGGTTGCCGGGTTTCTTTGTGGCCCTCCCTCCACCTCTCGCGATAAGCCGTGGGACGATTTGCGGTTTTGCTAATGAATTAATACCATTACCTGGTTGCAGTGTCAAGATACCTTCGGGGGAACTATCCCTCCATCTCACATTGGATGGGCTGAGAAAACTTTAACCTGCCCGCCTTAAGCTGCAAAACTATTCAAGGGTGCGGAATATAGGCAGCGACTTAAATTACCGGCTGGGAGCTTTTTATCCGAAGGCGGGAAAAACAAAACAGCCGTAGGCTCAGATCGTGAAGGGCCTAACCCCTCTATTTACCTGCCCGTTACTGTGGCGATAGATTCATAGGTGATTTCTAAAACCCGGTTAAGCTCCGCGTCAGACATCGACAGCACGGGCATGAGGACAATTACATTATCCAGTGGGCGTATAACGAGCCCTCTTCGCCGGGCCTCCATAATAACCCGGTGACCTATCTGCTCCTTCATAGCATAAGGCTCCCTGGTCTCTTTATCCACCACCAGTTCAATGCCTACCATCATCCCGCGCTGGCGGATATCTCCCACGTGGGGTAAATCCAAAAAGTTCTGCAGGCCCCGGCGCAATAGCTCTATTTTGGACTGCAGCGAGGCCAGCAGGCCTGTTTTTTCAAAGAGTTCAATACTGGCCAGGGCCGCTGCACAGGCTAGGGGATTGCCTGTGTAGGTGTGCCCGTGGTAAAAGGTCTTGCATTCCTCCGGCGCCCCCAAAAAGGCCTCGTAGATCTCGTCGCTGGCCAGGGTGGCGGCCAGAGGAAGGTATCCCCCAGTTATTCCCTTGGCCAGACACATTAAGTCGGGGGTGACGTCTTCGTGTTCGCAGGCGAAGAGACGGCCCGTGCGGCCAAACCCCACTGCTACCTCGTCGGCAATAAGCAGGACGTTGTATTTTGAACATAAGTCCCGTACCCGGCGAAGGAAACCGTTTGGAGCGGTGATCATGCCCGCCGCCCCCTGGACAAGGGGCTCGATGATGAGGGCAGCAACCTCCTCACAGTGCTTTTCCAGCAACCCCTCTAGCTGGTTGAGGCAGGCCATTTTACAGCTTTCTTCTTCCAGGCCCAGCGGGCATCGGTAACAATATGGTGCCGGGGCGTGCAAGCATTCAAAAAGTAAGGGCTTGAAAATACTGTGGAAAAGAGGTATGCCCCCTACACTTACTGAGCCGACAGTGTCGCCGTGGTAGGCGTTAACTAGCGAGATGAACCTGGTTTTTTTATGATAGCGCCCACCCTCTTTTTGTTGCCAGTATTGAAAGGCCATTTTGAGGGCAATTTCCACTGCTGTGGCCCCGCTGTCAGAGTAAAAGACTTTGTTTAACCCCGGTGGAGTAATTTCCACCAATTTCCTGGCCAGCAATATGGAAGGTACATTGGCAAGTCCCAGAAGGGTGGAATGGGCAATACGATCCAGTTGCTCCTTGATGGCCTGGTTTAACACCGGGTGGCAGTGGCCGTGGACGGTAACCCAAAGGGAGGATATACCGTCCAAATAGCGGTTTCCCTCAACATCGATCAGGTAGCTACCTTCCCCCCGCATGATGATCAGGGGCTTTTCCTCAAGGTATTGCTGCATTGGGGTAAAAGGATGCCAGACATACTGCTTATCCCATTGTTCGAGGAGTGAGGGATCGTAGCTGCTCAACAGGAGCACCTCCAAATCTTTTATGTTTAAGGTTTAAGCCAGGGAACCAGTTGACGCCAGGAAAGGGACTCCTCCACAGCTGCCAAAAGTCCCTCCGCAACCCCGCCTTCCACGCTTATCCCAGTGAGGTGGGGCAAAATACCCAGCACCGGCACGCCGGTCATCCGGGCTACAACTTCGGGATTGTCCCTTTCAGCGGGACCTAATTCTTGCTGCTTTAAGCCATTAAAAACTATCCCTGCTATTTCTAGTCCGAGGCTTTTGGCGTAAGCCAACGTGAGCACCGTGTGATTGATGGTACCTAAACCTATTCTAGCCACCACAATTAGGGGCAAGGAAAGTTCGCGGGCCAGGTCGGCCATGGTAAAGTCAGGGCCAGAGAGGGGCACACACAGACCCCCGGCCCCCTCAATGAGAGTCAACTGGTGGCGCAGAAGAGCCCGCCGGCAAAAATCTATTACTTTTGGGGGCTCTATCTTTTCCCCGCAAAGCTTGGCCGCCAGGTGAGGTGATAACGCCGGAGTAAAGCGATAAAGGTTTAACTGGTAAAGGGGCTGGGAAAGGCCGGCTGCCACCCGGTAAAAATAAGCATCTTCAGGAACTAGTTCCCCATTTCTAGCAAGCGCCCCGGTTTGCACCGGTTTGATGGCCACGGCCTCAATACCATGCCGGCGGAGAACGCCCGCCAGACCGGCGGTTACTATCGTTTTTCCCACGCCGGTATCCGTTCCGGTTATAAAGTAACCTTTTCTGGCATACTCCATTGGCTATTCTCCTCCAGTATTGAGGTAAGGTCTGTTACTCCATTTATAGTGCTGATGTGCGTTATCAAAACGGGTTCCTCCTGCAGCCTGGTGAGGTACTCTGCAAAATTTATATCCTGGATACGGACAAAGAACACCCGACCTCCTTTAAAGGAAGGGTGCTTCAAATAAGGTATGCGTACATAGCCCAGGGACCGGGAGGAAACATAACCAGTGGTATAATGGGGGTCGTCCGAACAACATATTTCGGCCAGGGTTCCGGCCCAGATCACCTTGGAGGCCAGGGCCAGGGCTTCCTTAATCCGGAAATGGTTTAAACCCAACTGTTCCAAGAGGCGCGATAACTCTTTAGCCGCCCGGAGAGTATAATCCATGCGGGAGACGCGCACTCCCCGCCACGAGTCGGGCTCCAGCCGCCTGCAGCTGTGGGCATCCATGATCACCGCCCCTCGCATGTTGCCACCGCCAGGCGCAGGACCCCGGGCGAGGAGACTTATGGCTTCGTCCACAGCCTGCTCCCATACCCCGCTGGCCAAAAGAAGCTGGCGGGCGCAGGAGAGCGCCTGCTCATTATTGCCAGCTTTTACCGTGACCAGCGGCAGGGCGGTAATCCCCTTTATTTTAGAAGCCTGCAAACGCTCGATGCTGATATTGATAAAATCAGGTTTGCCGAGGGCATGGTTTCTGGCCCGGCAAAGCATTTGCCGGACGGCAGCAGCCACCTGCTGCGAGGAGACTATCCTTTCCGCCCCCGATATGTGCCGGCCCTCCTTATCGTGGGGAGCCCCCTGGGCAGCCCTCATCCGGACGCTATATACCTCTTCCTGCAGAAGCAATCCCTCCCTCAATTTGCGTCTTAGTTTTAGCTGTGATTTTCCCATCATCCCCATGCATTTTTAAATGAGTCCCAACATTTTTCCCGCCGACAGAAATGCTTCTAGTGCCCTTTGCAGTTCTTCCGGTTTATGGGTGGCCATGACGGTAATCCTTAAACGGCTGGTGCCTTCCGGCACCGTAGGCGGACGAATGGCCGGCACAAACACGCCCTTTTTCGCCAGGGCTGCCGCAAGGACCATAGCGTGGTGGGCATCCCCTACCATCAGGGGAATAATGGCTGATGCCGTGGGCAAAACCCTGAAGCCCATTTCTTTCAAGCCTCTGTAAAGCCGCTGGACGTTGGCGTGAAGCTGGTCGAGAAGGTGGGGTTCTTCTTCCAGGACTTCCAGGGCCGCCATGGCCGCAGCAACTACTGGCGGGGAAGGGGCGGTGGAAAAGATAAAGCTACGGGCGCGGTTACGCAGGTAATCAACTAAAATGGCATTACCGGCTACATAGCCGCCCTCACTGCCGAGGGCTTTGCTTAAAGTGCCCATTTGGATGATGCCCCGGCCTTCCAGGCCGAAATGTTCCACCGTTCCTGCCCCCTTTTTGCCCAAAACCCCGGTGGCATGGGCGTCATCTACCATGAGCAGGGCCTGGAACTCTTCGGCCAACTGCAGCAATTGGGGCAGGGGAGCTATATCTCCGTCCATACTAAAAACTCCGTCGGTAACGATAAGGCACCGGCGGTGTGATTTGCGTTCGGCCAAGAGAATATCCCTTAAATGGGCTGTGTCCCTATGGTGGAAAACTTTAACCGTGGCCCGGCTCAAGCGGCAACCGTCGATTATGCTGGCATGGTTTAACTCGTCGCTGAGCACCAGGTCCCCCCGACCCACCAGGGCCGAAATAACCCCCAGGTTGGCCAGGAAACCGGAACTAAAGACAATGGCATCTTCCGTACCCTTGAACCTGGCAATGCGCTCCTCCAACTGGCGGTGCAAAACAAAATTACCAGAGGTCAGGCGGGAACCTCCGCTTCCCGTCCCCCACCTTTCCACCGCTTCTACGGCCGTAGCCTTGACACGGGGATGTTGGGCCAGGCCCAGGTAATTGTTGGAGGAAAAGAGCAGTACATCATGTCCGTTTATGATCGTTCCTGGTCGAGGGGGCTTCTCCAGTGGCCCGGGTAACCGGCGATAAAGGTGGATCGCCTTTAACAGCTCCAGTTCTTTAGCTAGAAAATCAACCAAATCTATCCCTCGCCTGGCAGGTTTATTCACTATTGTAAACTGCTATTCATTATCAATGTTGACATTTCCTGCATAGGAAAAGCCGCAAACAGCGCCTATCCTGGGCATACCCGCGGCATTCAATTATAGCTCCTACCTATATTTCGGTATATCAGTATTCTAATTGCAGATCCTCCAGCATTTGTAAGTCCTTATTAGCACCTTGGCCCGGCGTCGTCAGGTAGTTTCCTATAAGCATCCCGTTTAACCCGGCGATAAACCCCAACGGCTGCAGGCTCCTCAGGTTAACCTCCCTACCACCTGCATATCTTATGTTCTTGTCCGGTAAAATGAACCTTATTATTGCGAAGGTCTTAATTATTTCCATTGCTGATAAAGGTTTTGCGCCTTCTAGCCTTGTACCTTTAATTGGATTTAATACATTTACAGGTACTGCGTCCACATCCAATTCTTTTAACAAAAACGTATGCTCGATCCGCTGTTCCATGCTCTCGCCCATGCCGATTATCATGCCGGAACAGACTTCCATTCCCGCTTCTTTAGCATATCTGATGGTCTCAATCCTCTCGTCATACGTATGGGTTGTAACTATATTATGGAAAAAACTCCTCGCCGTTTCTAAGTTGTGGTTATAGCGCACCACCCCTGCTGCCGCTAACTTTTTTGCCGCCTTCCTTGTAAGGGTGCCAAGGCATGCGCACAGTTTAAGATTGGTCTTCTCTTTCATTTTTGTAAATGCTCTTATGATTGCCTCGAACTCTTCTTCATCGCCGTTATACCCCAAACCGCTGGTAGCTATATCACAGTGTTTAGCTCCGTTCTTTTCCTTTTGAATGGCCTGTTCTACAATCTCGTCTTCGCTCATTAAAGGGTAACGACTTATATCGGTGTTATGATGGGCCGACTGCGAGCAAAAT
This Moorella sp. E308F DNA region includes the following protein-coding sequences:
- the asrC gene encoding sulfite reductase subunit C, whose translation is MYNTKELIKNAYRITSRRGYTALRLRVPGGHLAAEYLGLIQDIARRYGNGTVHLTTRQGFEIPGIPLDKVPEVNQLLAPMLQQEAALGVAIENIHAGYPAAGTRNVTACIGSRVCPFANFDTTALAQKIEGLIYPNHYHVKIAITGCPNDCIKAHLQDIGIIGQVEPEYDPGRCIACQACVKNCRQFIVGALELVNYQVERDGKRCLGCGECILQCPMAAWTRGRQYYRIVALGRTGKKSPRLAANFLEWIDEKAVLQVIANLYRYIERHIDRSLPKEHVGYIVDRTGYQVFRDELLDGVDLGPKGRVARELPFYGYSYDRDLLWSK
- the asrB gene encoding anaerobic sulfite reductase subunit AsrB codes for the protein MIANQIANPYLPAPAQVLAIQPQTGVDYTFRLATDIEPAWGQFVEISLPGVGEAPISVSDAGPGYIELTIRRVGKVTTALHQLKPGDTVYLRGPYGSGFPRDEFAGHQLVVAAGGTGVAPVKGLINYYAGHPGELAGLNLLLGFKTPADILFRTDIERWQGLFPTILTVDQGQAGWLGKVGLVTEFVKEIPLKNDARIIVVGPPLMIKFTVAEFIKCQIKPEQIWVSLERRMHCGLGKCGHCKINDVYVCLEGPVFNYSRARDLVD
- the asrA gene encoding anaerobic sulfite reductase subunit AsrA; its protein translation is MGYKLTPAGLAALLDELVTSRRVFGPVRYAGKGRLAGTDLITYGPVKGLADVVWDARTTFSPKEVFFPVKESLFYFSHGEITESALKASEILETVVFLRACDLNAVTRLDKIFLENGPAADNYYARRRQHTHFVLMECQESFPGCFCVSMGTNRATGHQAALRPEGGYYLLQALAEPWLSLGERYGQPADVEPVWVQKNSLTVKVPDRVDTSLFQHELWREYSSRCIACGRCTLSCPTCSCFSVQDIFYRDNPERGERRRVWASCQIDGFTDMAGGHKVREDRGERMRFKVLHKIDDFRRRFGINMCVGCGRCEEVCPEYISFARCVNTLSQLMNGGAGA
- a CDS encoding ABC transporter permease produces the protein MQYINIGYGDLLLALILVGITLAVSLWQRLDLHGDLFIGTLRTFVQLTAVGYLLQVIFNLNRWYLVILALGIMLLVAAANAYRRQQERWPGLFFIMLLAIALGGIITLAIVIGIVLKVKPWYQPQYIIPIAGMIVGNAMIGAALAINRLTREINAHREEIEAALSLGATAYLAVLPYLRSALRAAMLPTISTMMTVGIVQLPGMMSGQIIAGASPAAAVRYQVVVTYMVAAATALTTITATLLAYRYYFTPNHQLKPPSQR
- a CDS encoding phosphate ABC transporter ATP-binding protein, producing the protein MTAVLGPSGSGKSSLLKLLNRLEDPAAGRITLDGQDLKSLNIFTLRRRVGMVWQLPTLFPGTVLENISYGPRLRGISLSRTRSEELIQMVGLGTEFLNRRADSLSIGQQQRVSLARTLANEPEVLLLDEPTSALDPTAAANILHLMVDLKTRLGLTIIFVTHLLDQARQVADEVLFLHHGEVVEAAPAQQFFTAPQNPRSRLFLSGQLEG
- the bioA gene encoding adenosylmethionine--8-amino-7-oxononanoate transaminase → MSSYDPSLLEQWDKQYVWHPFTPMQQYLEEKPLIIMRGEGSYLIDVEGNRYLDGISSLWVTVHGHCHPVLNQAIKEQLDRIAHSTLLGLANVPSILLARKLVEITPPGLNKVFYSDSGATAVEIALKMAFQYWQQKEGGRYHKKTRFISLVNAYHGDTVGSVSVGGIPLFHSIFKPLLFECLHAPAPYCYRCPLGLEEESCKMACLNQLEGLLEKHCEEVAALIIEPLVQGAAGMITAPNGFLRRVRDLCSKYNVLLIADEVAVGFGRTGRLFACEHEDVTPDLMCLAKGITGGYLPLAATLASDEIYEAFLGAPEECKTFYHGHTYTGNPLACAAALASIELFEKTGLLASLQSKIELLRRGLQNFLDLPHVGDIRQRGMMVGIELVVDKETREPYAMKEQIGHRVIMEARRRGLVIRPLDNVIVLMPVLSMSDAELNRVLEITYESIATVTGR
- the bioD gene encoding dethiobiotin synthase, with amino-acid sequence MEYARKGYFITGTDTGVGKTIVTAGLAGVLRRHGIEAVAIKPVQTGALARNGELVPEDAYFYRVAAGLSQPLYQLNLYRFTPALSPHLAAKLCGEKIEPPKVIDFCRRALLRHQLTLIEGAGGLCVPLSGPDFTMADLARELSLPLIVVARIGLGTINHTVLTLAYAKSLGLEIAGIVFNGLKQQELGPAERDNPEVVARMTGVPVLGILPHLTGISVEGGVAEGLLAAVEESLSWRQLVPWLKP
- a CDS encoding 6-carboxyhexanoate--CoA ligase, producing the protein MLLQEEVYSVRMRAAQGAPHDKEGRHISGAERIVSSQQVAAAVRQMLCRARNHALGKPDFINISIERLQASKIKGITALPLVTVKAGNNEQALSCARQLLLASGVWEQAVDEAISLLARGPAPGGGNMRGAVIMDAHSCRRLEPDSWRGVRVSRMDYTLRAAKELSRLLEQLGLNHFRIKEALALASKVIWAGTLAEICCSDDPHYTTGYVSSRSLGYVRIPYLKHPSFKGGRVFFVRIQDINFAEYLTRLQEEPVLITHISTINGVTDLTSILEENSQWSMPEKVTL
- the bioF gene encoding 8-amino-7-oxononanoate synthase, which encodes MNKPARRGIDLVDFLAKELELLKAIHLYRRLPGPLEKPPRPGTIINGHDVLLFSSNNYLGLAQHPRVKATAVEAVERWGTGSGGSRLTSGNFVLHRQLEERIARFKGTEDAIVFSSGFLANLGVISALVGRGDLVLSDELNHASIIDGCRLSRATVKVFHHRDTAHLRDILLAERKSHRRCLIVTDGVFSMDGDIAPLPQLLQLAEEFQALLMVDDAHATGVLGKKGAGTVEHFGLEGRGIIQMGTLSKALGSEGGYVAGNAILVDYLRNRARSFIFSTAPSPPVVAAAMAALEVLEEEPHLLDQLHANVQRLYRGLKEMGFRVLPTASAIIPLMVGDAHHAMVLAAALAKKGVFVPAIRPPTVPEGTSRLRITVMATHKPEELQRALEAFLSAGKMLGLI
- the bioB gene encoding biotin synthase BioB, which codes for MGQYYSDIIRIGDRILAGGDITYEEAVLLGKARGSDIFLLCGFASEIREKFAGNKVDLCSVINAKSGNCPEDCAFCSQSAHHNTDISRYPLMSEDEIVEQAIQKEKNGAKHCDIATSGLGYNGDEEEFEAIIRAFTKMKEKTNLKLCACLGTLTRKAAKKLAAAGVVRYNHNLETARSFFHNIVTTHTYDERIETIRYAKEAGMEVCSGMIIGMGESMEQRIEHTFLLKELDVDAVPVNVLNPIKGTRLEGAKPLSAMEIIKTFAIIRFILPDKNIRYAGGREVNLRSLQPLGFIAGLNGMLIGNYLTTPGQGANKDLQMLEDLQLEY